One Thermomicrobiales bacterium genomic window, ACACCGACGCTGATGGCAGCGACCGGCGACCGGAACGGCAGCGCCTTGATCTGGCCGGTTGAGACAAGGTGCTGGCCAGCCAGGGCGAGCGCGTCAAATCCGCCGGTGATTGCCGCCGTCCGTGTGCCGCCGTCTGCTTGCTGAACGACGCAATCGATCGTAATGGTCCGTTCGCCGAGCATGCGCATATCGACCGCCGCGCGCAACGATCGTCCGATCAGGCGCGAGATCTCCTGGCTGCGTCCCGAATTGATCGAACGATCCCACGAAATGCGCGTCGATGTTGAGCGCGGCAGCATCGCATACTCCGCCGTTACCCAGCCCTGCTGCTTGCCCTCCAGAAAGGGCGGCACGCGATTTTCGACTGAGGCCGTGCAGAGCACGACGGTGTCTCCAAACGCGATCGACGCCGATCCTTCAGCTGCCCGAACAATGCCCGTTTCGATGACAATCGGACGCGTATCCAGGTTCGAGCGCCCCACGCGAGACCGTCCTGCGCTCACTGCTGCTCCTTCCGAAGTTCTTCCACAAGCTCACGGATTTTGA contains:
- the rph gene encoding ribonuclease PH is translated as MSAGRSRVGRSNLDTRPIVIETGIVRAAEGSASIAFGDTVVLCTASVENRVPPFLEGKQQGWVTAEYAMLPRSTSTRISWDRSINSGRSQEISRLIGRSLRAAVDMRMLGERTITIDCVVQQADGGTRTAAITGGFDALALAGQHLVSTGQIKALPFRSPVAAISVGVVGGDVRVDLDYSEDSRAEVDSNVVMNAAGEFVEVQGSAEGRPFSRSHLDEMLAAAGNAIEMLIERQREAIRSATK